One Anopheles marshallii chromosome 3, idAnoMarsDA_429_01, whole genome shotgun sequence genomic region harbors:
- the LOC128716170 gene encoding troponin C, isoallergen Bla g 6.0101-like has translation MVLRTVSVVLLLCQCYLLPSEAQSVFRRSVDDLDKAQLELLRNAFNAFDQEKKGCIGTQMVGTILSMLGHQLDDKMLKEIIDEVDADGSGELEFEEFVTLAARFMVEEDAEAMQQELKEAFRLYDKEGNGYITTQVLREILKELDDNLTNEDLDMMIEEIDSDGSGTVDFDEFMEVMTGGDD, from the exons ATGGTGCTTCGTACCGTCAGTGTGGTGTTGCTATTGTGCCAGTGCTACCTGCTTCCAAGTGAAGCTCAATCAGTTTTTCGACGCTCAGTG GATGATCTGGACAAAGCTCAGCTGGAAC TGCTCCGCAATGCCTTCAACGCATTCGATCAGGAGAAGAAGGGATGCATTGGCACGCAGATGGTCGGTACGATCCTCAGCATGTTGGGCCACCAGCTCGACGATAAGATGCTGAAGGAAATTATCGACGAGGTCGACGCCGACGGCTCCGGAGAGCTGGAGTTCGAGGAGTTCGTTACCCTGGCCGCCCGGTTCATGGTTGAGGAGGATGCCGAAGCCATGCAGCAGGAGCTGAAGGAAGCCTTCCGTCTGTACGACAAGGAGGGTAACGGTTACATCACCACCCAGGTGCTGCGCGAGATCCTCAAGGAGCTGGACGACAACCTGACCAACGAGGATCTGGACATGATGATCGAGGAAATCGATTCTGACGGTTCCGGCACCGTGGACTTCGATG AATTCATGGAAGTCATGACTGGTGGTGATGATTAA
- the LOC128713161 gene encoding troponin C, isoallergen Bla g 6.0101-like, with protein MSDTMSDAGESTGSGAGKQELSKDQLKVLRDAFNAFDKEKTGSISTDVVGTILELLGHKLSEEELEEVIEEYDEDESGQLEFDEFVALASNYVEPEEDYDALRKELREVFMMYDKDAKGYLPVEEFKAILRELDGAVPEEELDDIVDEIDADGSGTVDFEEFMEVMTGKVAKETKKNYMNVVLVALVSSSLHFACY; from the exons ATGTCGGACACAATGTCGGATGCGGGCGAAAGTACGGGATCGGGCGCAGGAAAG CAGGAGTTGAGCAAAGACCAGTTGAAAG TATTGCGTGATGCGTTTAATGCATTTGATAAGGAGAAAACGGGCAGCATCTCCACGGACGTGGTCGGTACAATTCTGGAGCTGCTCGGTCACAAACTATCGGAGGAAGAGTTGGAAGAGGTGATCGAAGAGTACGACGAAGATGAGTCGGGACAGCTGGAGTTCGATGAGTTTGTGGCGCTCGCCTCGAACTATGTCGAGCCGGAGGAGGATTACGATGCATTGCGAAAGGAGCTGCGCGAGGTGTTCATGATGTACGACAAAGATG CCAAAGGATACCTTCCGGTCGAAGAATTCAAAGCAATCCTCCGAGAACTGGATGGTGCTGTGCCAGAGGAGGAACTGGATGACATCGTGGACGAAATCGATGCCGATGGATCGGGCACGGTGGACTTTGAGG AGTTTATGGAAGTCATGACAGGTAAGGtcgcaaaagaaacaaagaaaaactacATGAATGTGGTATTAGTTGCACTTGTGTCGAGCTCGCTGCACTTTGCATGTTACTAA